The DNA segment CCGTAATCGTTGATAAGTTTTGAAGCAGTTTTATCCCCAATCCCCCTTACACCGGGAACATTGTCGGAAGAGTCTCCCGCCAAAGCGAATAAATCTACTATATTTTCCGGGTAAACATCGTATTTTTCTTTAACTTTTTCCCTGTCAAAATAGGTGTCCTTCGGTTCATTCATAACCTTAACATTATCATTTACCAGCTGGAGGCAATCTTTATCTCCGGTTACTATTATCGTTTCAAAACCTTCTAATGTCGCCCTTTTAGCCATCGTGGCAATAATATCATCAGCTTCAAAACCTTCAATTTCAATACTTTTAAGATTGAGCACTTTAACGGATTCTTTTGCGATGGGAATCTGGTTTTTTAGCGAATCATCCATCTCTTTGCGATGAGCTTTATATTCGAGAAATTCTTTATGCCTGAAAGTGGGCGCAGGGAAATCAAAACAGATTAATAAATAGTCCGGGGTAAAATCTTTGATAAGCTTAAAAACCATTTTTAAAAAACCGTAGACAGCGTTTATTTGTTCGCCTTTGGAAGTTGTTAGAGGAGGCAAAGCGTGGTAGGCGCGGTGCAGATACGAATTTCCGTCAATAATATAGAAACGTTTCATTGAGCAAAGTGCGAAATCCATAATCTTCATTTCGGCGTATTTTAGCCGAGATTATGGACCCTTTCCAAGTATTTTTCTGCGGCAAAAACGGCTGTTGCCCCTTCGCCGCAGGCAGTAATCACCTGCCTGAATAGTTTTTTTCTGCAGTCGCCTGCCGCAAAGATGCCTTCAACCGAGGTTTGCATGTTTTCATCCGTAATAATATAACCTGACGAATCAAGTTTGATAGAGTCTTTTAAAAAAACGGTATTCGGGTCTGTGCCTATAAAAATGAACACTGCTTTTGTTTCAATTTCTTTTTCTTCGTTTGTTTTTACATTTTTTATGCGGATTGCGCCCACTTTATTCGCGTCTTTCGCGCCCATTATTTCAACAGGTATGTGTTCGCCGATAAATTCTATCTTAGGGTTAGCAAATAGGTGCTCCTGCAATATTTTTGTTGCGCGCAGCTGCGCCCTGCGGTGAATCACTGATACCTTTTTAGCAAGCCTGGTCAAAAAGAGGGCTTCTTCAATGGCAGCATCCCCCCCGCCGATAACTACTACATCCTGATTCCGGAAAAACGGGCCGTCGCAGGTTGCGCAATAAGAAACACCCTTGCCGATGAATTCAATTTCGCCCGGTATGCTGAGCCTGCGGAAATTTGCCCCGGTTGTTACCAAAATTGCTGAAGTTCTATATTCCTTCCCGGATTGCGTCTTTATAATCTTTATGTGTTTGTCTGCCGTGATTGCATTGACTTCTTCATTTATGGCTTCCATTCCGA comes from the Elusimicrobiota bacterium genome and includes:
- the trxB gene encoding thioredoxin-disulfide reductase; amino-acid sequence: MEKIYDVIIIGGGPAGLTAAIYACRARLNTLLIEKASLGGQVIITEKIDNFPGFPEGAAGYELIENMRKQAEKFGMEAINEEVNAITADKHIKIIKTQSGKEYRTSAILVTTGANFRRLSIPGEIEFIGKGVSYCATCDGPFFRNQDVVVIGGGDAAIEEALFLTRLAKKVSVIHRRAQLRATKILQEHLFANPKIEFIGEHIPVEIMGAKDANKVGAIRIKNVKTNEEKEIETKAVFIFIGTDPNTVFLKDSIKLDSSGYIITDENMQTSVEGIFAAGDCRKKLFRQVITACGEGATAVFAAEKYLERVHNLG